A part of Helicobacter fennelliae genomic DNA contains:
- a CDS encoding RidA family protein: MHYIKTANAPEAIGPYSQAISHNGLVYTSGSIALRPNGDFVNGDIKAQTEQVMQNLEAILKEADSSLECVLKTTCFLANIDDFATFNEVYLKAFGSHKPARSTVAVKTLPKNALIEIECIATTKEKFK, encoded by the coding sequence ATGCATTATATCAAAACAGCAAACGCCCCAGAAGCTATCGGTCCTTATTCTCAAGCCATAAGCCACAACGGACTTGTTTATACTTCAGGCTCGATAGCATTGCGCCCAAATGGAGATTTTGTAAATGGCGACATCAAAGCCCAAACAGAGCAAGTGATGCAGAATCTAGAAGCCATACTCAAAGAAGCAGATTCTAGCTTAGAATGCGTGCTAAAAACGACTTGTTTTTTGGCAAATATCGATGATTTTGCGACGTTTAATGAAGTCTATCTCAAGGCTTTTGGCTCTCACAAACCCGCTCGAAGCACAGTCGCTGTAAAAACACTTCCTAAAAATGCTTTGATTGAAATTGAATGTATCGCAACAACTAAGGAAAAATTTAAGTAA
- the rplU gene encoding 50S ribosomal protein L21 has translation MYAILKNGGKQYKVSEGSIVLLDKLSLEPKSKVDFNEILALHNGKELIVGTPFVSGAKIEAEVINEGRGKKVVIFKKRRRKDSKTKRGFRRDFTRVRILKIITK, from the coding sequence ATGTATGCGATCTTAAAGAATGGAGGCAAACAATACAAGGTAAGCGAAGGAAGCATTGTTTTGCTTGATAAGCTAAGCCTTGAGCCGAAGTCAAAAGTTGATTTTAATGAAATTTTAGCACTCCACAATGGCAAAGAACTAATCGTTGGGACGCCATTTGTATCAGGTGCTAAAATCGAAGCAGAAGTCATCAACGAGGGAAGAGGTAAAAAAGTTGTCATCTTCAAAAAACGAAGAAGAAAAGATAGTAAAACAAAACGTGGTTTTAGAAGGGATTTTACACGCGTAAGAATCCTCAAAATCATCACAAAATAA